A portion of the Pseudomonas sp. GR 6-02 genome contains these proteins:
- a CDS encoding DNA internalization-related competence protein ComEC/Rec2, protein MRTGMMALALGLLALRFLPALPPAGLWLLLPVVGLMLLPFRTFPLAFWLFGFSWACANAQWALDDRLALKLDGETRWVEGRVTGLPQQAEGVVRFELTDSQSRRTQLPRHLRLAWYGGPPVNSGERWRLAVKLKRPAGLLNPHGFDYDAWLLAQRIGATGTVKDGQRLGQAQWAWRDGIRQRLQAVDAHGRTGALTALVLGDGAGLSREDWQVLQDTGTVHLLVISGQHIGLLAGLVYLLIAGLARYGLWPRRLPWLPWACGLAFAAALGYGLLAGFEVPVRRACLMIGLLLLWRLRFRHLGAWWPLLLALDGVLLLDPLASLQPGFWLSFAAVAVLIFTFGGRLGPWRWWQTWTRAQWLIAIGLCPLLLVLGLPISLSGPLANLLAVPWISLLVLPPALLGTLLLAVPYVGEGLLWLAGGLIDLLFKGLALVAGQLPAWVPVAVPLWVWAFGALGAFLLLLPPGVPLRPLGWPMLLLLVFAPRHTLPEGVAEIWQLDVGQGLAILVRTRHHTLLYDAGPRFGDIDLGERVVLPTLRKLGVNGLDLMLISHADADHAGGARAIASGVPVTRVLSGDPLALPDELHAEGCESGQQWTWDDVRFQLWQWSSASDSNQKSCVLQIEANGERLLLTGDIDTAAERVLLDSPLAVPTDWLQAPHHGSRSSSSMALLSALLPKAVLISRGNGNSFGHPHPTVVARYQKRGMAIYDSAEQGAIRLQLGRFKPPWTMLQERRFWRDPPVLRQ, encoded by the coding sequence ATGCGCACAGGGATGATGGCGCTGGCGTTGGGTCTGCTGGCCCTGCGTTTTTTGCCGGCACTGCCGCCGGCAGGGTTGTGGCTGTTGTTGCCGGTAGTGGGTTTGATGTTGTTGCCGTTTCGAACCTTTCCACTGGCATTTTGGTTGTTTGGCTTCAGTTGGGCGTGTGCGAATGCGCAGTGGGCGCTGGATGATCGCCTGGCGCTGAAGCTCGATGGCGAGACTCGCTGGGTCGAAGGCCGGGTTACCGGGTTGCCGCAGCAGGCCGAGGGTGTAGTGCGTTTCGAACTGACAGACAGTCAGTCGCGTCGCACCCAACTGCCCCGGCACCTGCGTCTGGCCTGGTATGGCGGGCCGCCCGTCAACAGTGGCGAGCGGTGGCGGCTGGCAGTCAAATTGAAGCGTCCTGCCGGGCTGCTCAACCCTCATGGTTTTGATTACGACGCCTGGTTGCTGGCCCAACGTATTGGCGCCACTGGGACCGTCAAGGACGGTCAGCGACTGGGGCAAGCGCAGTGGGCCTGGCGCGACGGCATTCGTCAGCGTTTGCAGGCCGTGGATGCGCACGGGCGAACGGGAGCGCTGACGGCGTTGGTGCTGGGGGACGGCGCCGGGCTGAGCCGTGAGGACTGGCAGGTGCTGCAAGACACCGGCACCGTGCATCTGTTGGTGATTTCCGGGCAACACATTGGTTTGCTGGCGGGGCTGGTGTATCTGCTGATCGCCGGGCTGGCGCGCTATGGCTTATGGCCTAGGCGCTTGCCGTGGCTGCCATGGGCGTGTGGGCTGGCGTTCGCGGCGGCGCTCGGTTATGGGCTGCTGGCCGGTTTCGAGGTGCCGGTGCGTCGGGCCTGCCTGATGATTGGTCTGCTGTTGTTGTGGCGGCTACGGTTTCGTCACCTCGGCGCCTGGTGGCCGCTGTTGCTGGCGCTTGACGGTGTTTTGCTGCTGGACCCGCTGGCAAGCCTGCAACCGGGTTTCTGGTTGTCCTTTGCGGCAGTAGCGGTGCTGATTTTCACCTTTGGCGGGCGATTGGGCCCGTGGCGTTGGTGGCAAACCTGGACCCGTGCCCAATGGCTGATCGCAATCGGTCTGTGCCCGCTGCTGTTGGTACTGGGGTTGCCGATCAGTCTCAGCGGGCCGCTGGCCAATCTTCTGGCGGTGCCCTGGATCAGCCTGCTGGTCTTGCCGCCGGCCTTGCTCGGAACGCTGCTGTTGGCCGTTCCCTATGTGGGCGAGGGGTTACTGTGGTTGGCTGGCGGTCTGATCGACCTTTTGTTCAAGGGGCTGGCGTTGGTGGCCGGGCAATTGCCCGCGTGGGTGCCGGTGGCGGTTCCGTTGTGGGTTTGGGCGTTCGGCGCACTGGGCGCATTTCTGCTGTTACTGCCACCGGGCGTGCCGTTGCGCCCGCTGGGCTGGCCGATGTTGCTGTTGCTGGTTTTTGCGCCCCGGCACACGCTGCCTGAAGGCGTCGCCGAAATCTGGCAGCTGGATGTCGGCCAGGGGTTGGCCATTCTGGTGCGCACCCGCCATCACACTCTGCTGTATGACGCCGGGCCACGGTTCGGCGATATCGACTTGGGTGAGCGGGTGGTGTTGCCAACATTGCGCAAACTGGGGGTGAATGGACTTGATTTGATGCTGATCAGCCATGCCGACGCCGATCACGCCGGCGGTGCGCGAGCGATTGCCAGCGGTGTGCCGGTGACTCGGGTACTGAGTGGCGACCCACTGGCCCTGCCGGACGAGCTACATGCCGAGGGCTGCGAGAGCGGTCAACAGTGGACCTGGGACGACGTGCGGTTCCAGCTCTGGCAGTGGTCGTCGGCCAGCGACAGCAATCAGAAATCCTGCGTGCTGCAGATCGAAGCCAACGGCGAGCGGTTGCTGCTGACCGGCGATATCGATACCGCGGCCGAGCGGGTGCTGCTCGACAGTCCACTGGCGGTGCCGACGGACTGGTTGCAGGCCCCGCACCACGGCAGTCGCAGCTCATCTTCGATGGCGTTGCTCAGCGCTCTGCTGCCTAAAGCGGTGCTGATTTCCCGTGGCAACGGTAATTCTTTCGGTCATCCCCATCCCACAGTCGTGGCGCGTTATCAAAAGCGTGGCATGGCGATCTACGACAGCGCCGAGCAGGGTGCCATTCGTCTACAACTGGGGCGCTTCAAACCACCTTGGACGATGCTTCAGGAACGGCGTTTCTGGCGCGATCCGCCAGTATTGCGCCAGTAG
- a CDS encoding transglutaminase-like domain-containing protein translates to MHAYLSPGRFIDSDHPSVVEFAEKHRGAGRDPQEQAINLYYAVREAVRYNPYTFSRDPQTLRGSYALAAGESYCVPKATLLAGCARHCGIPARIGLADVRNHLSTPRLLELLKSDVFAMHGYTELYLNERWVKATPAFNQQLCELFNVAPLEFDGINDSVFHPFNRDGEQLMEYLVDHGQFTDVPEAFFFEHLEKCYPHLFGEWLPLQLGDMQSDLSRA, encoded by the coding sequence ATGCACGCGTATCTGAGCCCCGGCCGCTTCATCGACAGTGACCATCCCTCGGTGGTGGAGTTCGCCGAAAAACATCGTGGCGCCGGGCGCGATCCGCAGGAGCAGGCGATCAATCTCTATTACGCCGTGCGCGAGGCCGTGCGCTACAACCCCTACACCTTCAGCCGTGATCCGCAGACCTTGCGCGGCAGCTATGCGCTGGCGGCCGGGGAGAGTTATTGCGTGCCCAAAGCCACGCTGCTGGCAGGTTGCGCTCGGCATTGCGGGATCCCGGCGCGTATCGGTCTGGCGGATGTGCGCAATCACCTGTCGACGCCGCGCCTGCTCGAACTGCTCAAGAGTGATGTGTTCGCCATGCACGGCTACACCGAGCTTTATTTGAACGAGCGTTGGGTTAAAGCCACGCCGGCTTTCAATCAACAACTCTGCGAGCTGTTCAATGTCGCGCCGCTGGAATTTGACGGGATCAATGACAGTGTGTTCCATCCCTTCAACCGTGACGGCGAGCAGTTGATGGAGTACCTGGTTGATCACGGCCAGTTCACCGATGTGCCTGAAGCGTTCTTTTTCGAGCACCTCGAAAAGTGCTATCCGCATTTGTTCGGCGAGTGGCTGCCGCTGCAACTGGGTGACATGCAGAGCGATTTGAGTCGCGCCTGA
- a CDS encoding glutathione S-transferase family protein — translation MLKIWGRKNSSNVRKPLWAAEELGLAYEAIDAGGAFGVVDTPEYRAMNPNGRVPVIEDDGFVLWESNTIVRYLVARHASGTAWYPTDLQARASAEKWMDWTTSSFAAPFRTVFWGVLRTPQEQQDWPAIKAAIKECDDLLSMADQALAVKPYLSGDEIGMGDIPLGSFIYAWFEMPIERAPLPHLEAWYARLKQRPAYRKAVMTALT, via the coding sequence ATGCTGAAAATCTGGGGTCGGAAAAATTCGTCGAATGTCAGAAAACCGTTGTGGGCCGCCGAAGAGCTGGGCCTGGCCTATGAAGCCATCGATGCCGGCGGTGCCTTTGGCGTGGTCGACACGCCTGAGTACCGGGCGATGAATCCCAACGGTCGCGTGCCGGTGATCGAAGACGACGGCTTCGTGCTGTGGGAATCCAACACCATCGTGCGTTACCTGGTGGCTCGCCATGCCAGCGGCACTGCCTGGTATCCGACGGACCTGCAAGCCCGTGCCTCGGCCGAAAAGTGGATGGACTGGACCACCTCAAGTTTTGCCGCGCCGTTTCGCACGGTGTTCTGGGGCGTGTTGCGCACCCCGCAAGAGCAGCAGGACTGGCCGGCCATCAAAGCTGCGATCAAGGAGTGCGACGATCTGCTGTCGATGGCCGATCAAGCGTTGGCGGTTAAGCCATACCTGTCGGGCGATGAGATCGGCATGGGCGACATTCCCTTGGGCAGCTTCATTTATGCCTGGTTCGAGATGCCGATCGAGCGCGCGCCGCTGCCACATCTAGAAGCCTGGTACGCACGGTTGAAACAGCGTCCGGCGTATCGCAAAGCCGTCATGACCGCGTTGACTTAA
- a CDS encoding acyl-CoA dehydrogenase yields the protein MLLLWILVLVVGIAWLAHRRTAPLPALGIIAVYLLAMGIFRHASHAPVWLLLIFWVLLAAVAAPLLLPDLRRKLFTAPIFNWFQKNLPPMSQTEREAIEAGTVWWDGELFSGRPDWNKLLAYPKAQLSEEEQAFIDGPTEELCAMVSDWQIGQLMDLPPKAWDHIKQHGFFALIIPKEYGGKGFSAYAHSQIAMKLATRSGDLASTVMVPNSLGPAELLLHYGTDEQRNHYLPRLARGDDIPCFALTGPMAGSNVGGMTDTGVICKGEWEGQETLGLRLNWEKRYITLGPVATLIGLAFKAYDPDHLLGDKVDLGISLALIPTQTPGVDIGRRHLPLGAAFMNGPNAGKDVFIPLEFIIGGQEMLGEGWMMLMNCLSVGRSISLPAIGTAAGKFSSLVTGQYAQVREQFNAPLSAFEGIQEALARIGGSTWLMDSARMLTANAVDLGEKPSVPSAIIKYHLSERGRECISHAMDVHGGKAIIMGPNNYLARSWQGAPISVTVEGANILTRNLMIFGQGAIRCHPFVLKEMALVHREDKQQALIEFDALLLNHIGFAVSNAASTLVLNLGFGHFEHMPGDKLSQRYVRALNRQAAAFAMLADQCMMLLGGDLKRRERLSARLGDVLSYLYLASAALKRYHDLDSPEHMRPLFAWAMEESLGQSERALDELLTNFPNKVLGCLLRVLVFPFGRRHRGPSDRLAAKVAAVLGRAKGDPTLEELLAGCYRPQSIEDPVGALQHACDLLNAAKPLQKKLNTALRSRQVKPTVGESVIDAALEAGVLQPVEAETLREVEVARRKVIDVDDFDKEVLVLGKGKVR from the coding sequence ATGCTGCTGTTGTGGATACTGGTTCTGGTGGTCGGGATTGCCTGGCTGGCACATCGCCGCACCGCGCCTCTGCCCGCTTTGGGCATCATCGCTGTCTATCTGCTGGCGATGGGCATCTTCAGACATGCGAGCCATGCCCCCGTCTGGCTGCTGCTGATTTTCTGGGTGTTGCTCGCGGCCGTGGCCGCCCCCCTGTTGCTGCCGGACCTGCGCCGAAAACTGTTCACGGCGCCCATATTCAACTGGTTTCAAAAAAACCTGCCGCCCATGTCGCAAACCGAGCGTGAAGCCATTGAAGCCGGCACGGTCTGGTGGGATGGCGAGCTGTTCAGCGGTCGTCCTGACTGGAACAAGCTGCTGGCCTATCCAAAAGCGCAACTGAGTGAAGAGGAACAGGCGTTTATCGATGGCCCGACCGAAGAGCTCTGCGCCATGGTCAGCGATTGGCAGATCGGCCAGTTGATGGATCTGCCGCCCAAGGCCTGGGATCACATCAAGCAGCATGGCTTTTTTGCCCTGATCATTCCCAAGGAGTACGGCGGCAAAGGCTTCTCGGCTTATGCGCACTCCCAGATCGCGATGAAACTGGCGACCCGCAGCGGTGACCTGGCCTCCACCGTCATGGTGCCCAACTCCCTCGGCCCGGCGGAACTGCTGCTGCACTACGGCACCGACGAACAACGCAATCATTACCTGCCACGGCTGGCCCGCGGCGACGATATCCCCTGCTTTGCCCTGACAGGCCCGATGGCCGGTTCCAACGTCGGGGGCATGACCGACACCGGGGTGATTTGCAAAGGTGAATGGGAAGGCCAGGAAACCCTTGGCTTGCGCCTGAACTGGGAAAAACGCTACATCACCCTCGGTCCGGTGGCGACCTTGATCGGCCTGGCCTTCAAGGCCTATGACCCGGACCATCTATTGGGTGACAAAGTCGACCTGGGGATCAGTCTCGCCTTGATTCCAACCCAGACACCCGGTGTAGACATCGGTCGCCGTCACTTGCCGCTGGGCGCCGCCTTCATGAACGGCCCGAACGCCGGCAAGGATGTGTTCATACCGCTGGAGTTCATCATTGGCGGTCAGGAAATGCTCGGCGAAGGCTGGATGATGCTGATGAACTGCCTGTCGGTCGGGCGTTCCATTTCGCTGCCTGCCATCGGTACCGCCGCGGGCAAGTTCAGCAGCCTGGTGACAGGCCAATATGCGCAGGTTCGCGAGCAATTCAACGCACCGCTGTCAGCCTTCGAAGGGATTCAGGAAGCACTGGCGCGGATCGGCGGCAGTACCTGGCTGATGGACAGCGCGCGGATGCTCACCGCCAACGCCGTCGACCTCGGCGAAAAGCCGTCGGTGCCCTCCGCCATCATCAAATACCACCTCTCCGAACGCGGTCGCGAGTGCATCAGCCACGCCATGGATGTTCACGGCGGCAAGGCCATCATCATGGGCCCGAACAACTATCTCGCGCGTAGCTGGCAAGGTGCGCCCATTTCCGTCACGGTCGAAGGTGCGAACATCCTGACACGCAACCTGATGATCTTCGGCCAGGGCGCTATTCGCTGCCATCCGTTCGTGCTCAAGGAAATGGCCCTTGTCCACCGCGAAGACAAACAACAGGCGTTGATCGAATTCGACGCCCTGCTGCTCAATCACATTGGTTTTGCCGTGAGCAACGCCGCCAGCACCCTGGTGCTGAACCTTGGCTTCGGGCATTTCGAACACATGCCCGGGGACAAGCTCAGCCAACGCTACGTGCGCGCCCTCAACCGTCAGGCCGCGGCATTTGCCATGCTTGCAGACCAATGCATGATGCTGCTGGGCGGCGACCTGAAACGCCGCGAACGCTTGTCCGCACGTCTGGGCGATGTGCTCAGCTACCTGTATCTGGCTTCCGCTGCGCTCAAGCGATATCACGATCTCGATTCGCCGGAGCATATGCGTCCGTTGTTCGCCTGGGCGATGGAAGAGAGCCTCGGCCAGTCCGAACGTGCGCTGGACGAACTGCTGACCAACTTTCCGAACAAGGTACTCGGCTGCCTGCTGCGGGTACTGGTGTTCCCGTTCGGTCGCCGGCACAGAGGCCCGTCGGACAGACTGGCGGCCAAAGTCGCCGCAGTCCTCGGCCGCGCCAAGGGCGACCCGACCCTTGAGGAGTTATTGGCGGGCTGCTATCGCCCGCAATCGATAGAGGATCCGGTCGGCGCCTTGCAGCACGCCTGCGACTTGCTGAACGCCGCCAAACCGCTACAGAAAAAACTCAACACGGCGCTGAGAAGTCGCCAGGTCAAACCCACTGTCGGGGAGTCTGTCATCGATGCCGCACTGGAGGCTGGCGTCTTGCAACCGGTTGAAGCGGAGACCTTGCGTGAGGTGGAGGTGGCGCGGCGCAAGGTGATCGACGTCGATGATTTCGATAAAGAGGTGCTGGTGCTGGGCAAGGGCAAGGTCCGCTAA
- a CDS encoding ABC transporter permease, translating to MSSELQPNLVALNTIVYREVKRFTRIWPQTLLPPAITMVLYFVIFGNLIGRQIGGMGGFTYMEYIVPGLIMMSVITNSYGNVVSSFFGSKFQRSIEELMVSPVSPHTILIGYTLGGVLRGLMVGLIVTLLSLFFTTLQVHHLGVTVLVVLLTATIFSLLGFINAVFARNFDDISIIPTFVLTPLTYLGGVFYSISLLPPFWQTVSLANPVLHMVNAFRYGILGVSDIKISVAIAFMLVATVVLYIGCARLLVSGRGMRT from the coding sequence ATGAGTTCCGAGCTGCAACCCAACCTCGTCGCCCTCAATACCATCGTTTACCGTGAGGTCAAGCGCTTCACCCGGATCTGGCCGCAGACTTTGCTGCCGCCAGCCATCACCATGGTTCTGTACTTTGTGATCTTCGGCAATCTGATCGGTCGGCAGATCGGCGGCATGGGTGGCTTCACGTACATGGAGTACATCGTGCCGGGGCTGATCATGATGTCGGTGATCACCAACTCCTATGGCAACGTGGTGTCGAGTTTCTTTGGCAGCAAGTTCCAGCGCTCCATCGAAGAACTGATGGTGTCGCCGGTGTCGCCCCATACGATTCTGATCGGCTACACCCTGGGCGGCGTGCTGCGCGGGTTGATGGTCGGGCTCATCGTGACGCTGCTGTCGCTGTTCTTCACCACGCTACAGGTGCATCACCTGGGCGTGACCGTTCTGGTGGTGCTGCTGACGGCGACGATCTTCTCGTTGCTGGGTTTCATCAACGCGGTATTTGCACGCAATTTCGATGACATCTCGATCATCCCGACCTTCGTGCTGACACCGCTGACGTACCTGGGCGGGGTGTTCTACTCGATCAGCTTGTTGCCACCGTTCTGGCAGACCGTTTCGCTGGCCAACCCGGTGCTGCACATGGTCAACGCCTTCCGTTACGGCATTCTTGGCGTGTCGGACATCAAGATCAGCGTGGCGATCGCTTTCATGCTGGTAGCGACTGTTGTGCTGTACATCGGTTGTGCGCGGCTGCTGGTGAGTGGGCGCGGGATGCGTACCTGA
- a CDS encoding PA2817 family protein: MSNVVADHLVLLDHLRSILVAVGEAEQVPEESHALFLERFDELRALLPVDPIESQYLGQDILCQIITRYPQIAHLVPRDLLWYFAGDCLHYMPDDEIDLYQALEERRFEAEQNDEPFDWNQEKQLLAMSNQDSKH, encoded by the coding sequence GTGTCCAATGTCGTTGCCGATCATCTCGTCTTGCTCGACCACCTGCGCAGTATCCTGGTCGCCGTAGGTGAGGCCGAACAGGTTCCCGAAGAAAGCCATGCCTTGTTCCTGGAGCGCTTCGACGAACTGCGTGCGTTGCTGCCGGTCGACCCGATCGAAAGCCAATACCTGGGCCAGGACATCCTGTGCCAGATCATCACCCGCTATCCGCAAATCGCCCACCTGGTGCCGCGCGATCTGCTGTGGTACTTCGCCGGTGACTGCCTGCACTACATGCCCGATGATGAAATCGACCTGTACCAGGCACTGGAAGAACGTCGCTTCGAAGCCGAACAGAACGATGAACCGTTCGACTGGAATCAGGAAAAACAGCTGCTGGCGATGTCGAACCAGGACAGCAAGCACTGA
- a CDS encoding ABC transporter ATP-binding protein — translation MSSALSIRQLTKTYGNGFQALSGIDLDVAEGDFFALLGPNGAGKSTTIGIISTLVNKTSGTVNVFGHDLDKEPAALKRCIGVVPQEFNFNQFEKTFDIVVTQAGYYGIPARIAKERAEQYLTQLGLWDKRDVPSRSLSGGMKRRLMIARALVHEPRLLILDEPTAGVDIELRRSMWTFLTELNKKGITIILTTHYLEEAEQLCRNIGIIDHGTIVENTSMKQLLSQLHVETFLLDLKNTLQVVPQLLGYPAKLIDSHTLEVQVDKAMGITALFTQLAQQNIEVLSLRNKTNRLEELFVSLVEKNLSKVAV, via the coding sequence ATGAGTTCCGCTCTGTCCATCCGGCAGCTAACCAAAACCTACGGCAACGGTTTCCAGGCCTTGAGTGGTATCGATCTGGACGTCGCCGAAGGTGACTTTTTCGCTTTGCTCGGCCCGAATGGCGCCGGCAAATCCACGACCATCGGCATTATCTCGACCTTGGTGAACAAAACCAGCGGCACGGTGAATGTGTTCGGTCACGACCTGGACAAGGAACCAGCGGCGCTCAAGCGCTGCATTGGTGTGGTGCCCCAGGAGTTCAACTTCAACCAGTTCGAAAAGACCTTCGACATCGTCGTGACCCAGGCCGGTTACTACGGCATCCCGGCGAGAATCGCCAAGGAACGCGCCGAGCAGTACCTGACCCAACTGGGGTTGTGGGACAAGCGCGATGTGCCGTCACGCTCCCTGTCCGGCGGCATGAAGCGCCGACTGATGATCGCCCGGGCGCTGGTTCACGAGCCACGCCTGCTGATCCTCGACGAACCGACGGCGGGGGTGGACATCGAATTGCGTCGCTCGATGTGGACCTTCCTCACTGAACTGAACAAGAAAGGCATCACCATCATCCTCACCACCCACTACCTGGAGGAGGCTGAGCAGTTGTGCCGCAACATCGGCATCATCGACCACGGCACCATTGTCGAGAACACCAGCATGAAGCAGTTGCTCAGCCAACTGCATGTCGAGACGTTCCTGCTGGACCTGAAGAACACCTTGCAAGTGGTGCCGCAGTTGCTTGGTTACCCGGCCAAACTGATCGACAGTCATACCCTGGAAGTCCAGGTCGACAAGGCCATGGGCATTACCGCGCTGTTTACCCAGTTGGCGCAGCAGAACATCGAAGTGTTGAGCCTGCGTAACAAAACCAATCGCCTCGAGGAGTTGTTCGTGTCCCTGGTGGAGAAAAATCTGTCGAAGGTGGCGGTATGA
- a CDS encoding ExbD/TolR family protein, with the protein MKFRRKPRETVDINLASLIDVVFILLLFFVVTTTFTRETQLRVDLPEAVSGSPAEDQQLKQLDIAISADGAYSVNNQLLPKNDLTSLMEALQKESNGDTNLPLSISADGKTPHQSVITAMDAAGKLGFSHLRMTTVEAAPAS; encoded by the coding sequence GTGAAGTTCCGTCGTAAACCACGGGAAACGGTAGACATCAACCTCGCGTCGCTGATCGACGTGGTGTTTATCCTGTTGCTGTTTTTCGTCGTGACCACCACCTTCACCCGTGAAACCCAGTTGCGCGTCGACCTGCCGGAAGCGGTCAGCGGCTCCCCGGCCGAAGACCAGCAGCTCAAGCAACTGGACATCGCCATCAGCGCCGACGGGGCGTATTCGGTCAATAACCAGCTGTTGCCGAAGAACGACCTCACCAGCCTGATGGAAGCGCTACAGAAAGAATCCAATGGCGACACCAATCTGCCGTTGTCCATCAGCGCCGATGGCAAAACCCCCCATCAGTCCGTCATCACCGCGATGGACGCTGCCGGCAAGCTCGGTTTCAGCCACTTGCGCATGACCACTGTCGAGGCGGCGCCGGCGTCCTGA
- a CDS encoding DUF2062 domain-containing protein, translating to MPRRLFKRYMPDPTSIREHKSLRFLGTLLHDPNLWHLNRHSVARAMAVGLFAAFLPIPLQMLLAAILAIVVRGNMPIAVSLVWLTNPITMPAVFFCTYQTGAWLMDVPARSLPDELTWAWISGELSTLWQPFLLGSVVTGLVLGALAYCLVMMYWRWWVSRQWARRKRSRMQE from the coding sequence ATGCCCCGGCGCTTATTCAAACGCTACATGCCAGACCCGACCAGCATCAGGGAACACAAATCCTTACGCTTTCTTGGCACCCTGCTGCATGACCCGAACCTCTGGCACCTCAATCGTCATTCCGTCGCGCGGGCCATGGCCGTCGGCCTGTTCGCGGCGTTCCTGCCCATCCCGTTGCAAATGCTGTTGGCGGCCATCCTCGCCATCGTAGTGCGCGGCAACATGCCGATAGCGGTCAGCCTGGTCTGGCTGACCAACCCGATCACCATGCCGGCGGTGTTCTTCTGCACCTACCAGACCGGCGCCTGGTTGATGGACGTCCCCGCCAGGAGCTTGCCGGACGAGTTGACCTGGGCATGGATCAGCGGCGAGCTCTCGACTTTGTGGCAACCGTTTTTACTGGGTTCGGTGGTAACGGGGCTGGTGCTTGGGGCGTTGGCTTATTGTCTGGTGATGATGTATTGGCGCTGGTGGGTGAGTCGGCAGTGGGCACGGCGTAAGCGCAGCCGGATGCAGGAATGA
- a CDS encoding MotA/TolQ/ExbB proton channel family protein, giving the protein MWELVKSGGWMMLPIILSSIAAMAIVAERLWTLRASRVTPEHLLGQVWVWIKDKQLNKEKLKELRANSPLGEILAAGLANSKHGREIMKECIEEAAARVIHELERYINALGTIAAMAPLLGLLGTVLGMIDIFSAFMGTGMGTNAAVLAGGISKALITTAAGLMVGIPAVFFHRFLQRRIDELVVGMEQEAIKLVEVIQGDRDVDLAEGKA; this is encoded by the coding sequence GTGTGGGAATTGGTCAAATCCGGCGGCTGGATGATGCTGCCGATCATTCTGAGTTCCATCGCGGCCATGGCGATCGTCGCCGAGCGTCTCTGGACCCTGCGCGCCAGCCGCGTGACCCCGGAGCACTTGCTCGGGCAGGTCTGGGTCTGGATCAAGGACAAGCAACTCAATAAAGAAAAACTCAAGGAGTTGCGCGCCAACTCTCCGCTGGGCGAGATCCTCGCTGCCGGTCTGGCGAACTCCAAGCATGGTCGCGAGATCATGAAAGAGTGCATCGAAGAGGCCGCCGCGCGGGTGATTCATGAGCTCGAACGTTACATCAACGCCTTGGGCACCATCGCCGCCATGGCTCCGTTGCTGGGGCTGCTGGGTACGGTGCTGGGCATGATCGATATTTTCAGTGCGTTCATGGGCACGGGCATGGGCACCAACGCCGCGGTGCTGGCCGGGGGTATTTCCAAGGCCTTGATCACCACCGCCGCGGGCCTGATGGTCGGTATCCCGGCCGTGTTCTTCCACCGTTTCCTGCAACGCCGGATCGATGAGCTGGTGGTGGGCATGGAGCAAGAGGCGATCAAACTGGTCGAGGTTATTCAGGGCGATCGCGACGTGGACCTGGCCGAGGGTAAAGCGTGA
- a CDS encoding LysR family transcriptional regulator, protein MSINLPLPLLGEMAIFVKVVETGSFSEAARQLGSSPSAVSRSISRLEKALATRLLQRTTRKLRLSDGGEEVFKRCQEMVSAAKSVMEISGQFTQEAEGLVRVSVPKAVGRFVIHPHMPEFLRRYPKVDVELLLEDRQVDLIDDNVDLAIRITDRPPAGLVGRQLLTIDHLLCATPQYLAEHGTPTHPHDLLNHSCIYLGETPSDARWKFKKGSKAVTVGVRGRYAANHTGVRLGAVLQHIGIGSLPYFTARYALEQGLIVQVLPDWTFLASYHGGAWLLHSPTRYLPPKLRVFIDYLVECLEKEPTLSNPGKPSAMGKGAAAYELPESDGLF, encoded by the coding sequence TGCCGCTGCTCGGTGAAATGGCGATTTTCGTCAAGGTTGTCGAAACCGGCAGTTTCTCCGAAGCGGCGCGTCAGTTGGGGTCTTCCCCCTCGGCGGTGAGTCGCAGCATTTCGCGGCTGGAGAAGGCGCTTGCCACGCGTTTGTTGCAACGAACCACGCGCAAGCTACGCCTGAGCGACGGAGGCGAAGAGGTGTTCAAGCGCTGCCAGGAGATGGTCAGCGCGGCGAAGTCGGTGATGGAAATCAGCGGTCAGTTCACCCAGGAAGCGGAAGGGCTGGTGCGCGTCAGCGTGCCCAAGGCCGTCGGGCGATTTGTGATTCATCCACATATGCCGGAGTTTCTGCGGCGTTATCCCAAAGTGGATGTGGAGTTGTTGCTCGAGGACCGCCAGGTGGATTTGATCGATGACAACGTCGACCTGGCCATCCGTATTACCGATCGGCCCCCTGCGGGGCTGGTGGGGCGCCAATTGCTGACCATCGACCATTTGCTCTGCGCCACGCCGCAGTACCTGGCCGAGCACGGCACACCGACTCATCCCCACGACTTGCTCAATCACAGCTGCATCTATCTGGGCGAAACCCCGAGCGATGCGCGCTGGAAGTTCAAGAAAGGCAGTAAAGCCGTGACCGTCGGCGTGCGCGGACGTTACGCCGCCAATCACACGGGCGTGCGATTGGGCGCGGTATTGCAACACATCGGGATCGGTAGCCTGCCGTACTTCACCGCCCGTTATGCGCTGGAACAGGGGCTGATTGTGCAGGTATTACCGGACTGGACCTTTCTGGCGTCCTACCACGGAGGCGCCTGGCTGCTGCATTCGCCCACCCGCTATCTGCCGCCCAAGTTACGGGTATTCATCGACTATCTGGTGGAATGCCTGGAGAAGGAGCCGACCTTGAGCAATCCGGGCAAGCCAAGCGCGATGGGCAAGGGCGCGGCAGCGTATGAGTTGCCGGAGAGTGATGGGTTGTTTTGA